The region CCCGCCTCTCAGGACGCCGGCGGCAGGTCGCGGATCGGACTATCGCCAGGCGATTCCGTCGCTACGGCCGGTACGCCGGACTGGCGTTCTGGCTGTACCTCACGCGGCACTGGGTCGAGCCGGCATCGTGAAGACCTAGGGTTCAACGGCCAGCGGCGGCCCAAGGAGCTCCATGCCGTGGGCGCGCCAGAGCGCCGGGTCCTGCGGCGGCATTGCGTTGGCCCTCGTGACTTCGCGGAAGAACGCTTCCATCTTGCCGGCGGGCGTAAACGCGATCAGGATTTTGCCGCGCGAGTCACCGACGTGCGCCCAGACATGGGGCACCTCCCGCGGCGCAAGCACAGAATCGCCCGGCCGCAGCGTGAACCGTTCCTGTCTGAGCAGCGGGGGATTCCGTGCTCACCGACGCTGTCCTGCCCGCCCAGGCGAAAAAACTGAAGAGGCCATCCCGCCGGCAACGGGGAAAGATGTAGATTGATGCCCAAGACCGTTCACGTCATCCTGGCTTTCCATGCCCACGAACCGCTTTGGGACCTGCCCGCGCACCTGCAAAGCGCCGTCCCGGACATGCGCATCGCGCAGGCGGTGCCCCCGGAGAACTACCTGCGGCGGCGGGCCAAAGAAGGCCGCAACATCTACCGCGATCTCATCGCGTTCGCCAGCGGGATGGGCGTCCGGGTGACGGTCGACATCTCGAACGATCTGTTCTTTCAGATCCGCACGATTCTCCCGCGCACGTTCGAAGAGCTGCGGCGCGCGTACCGCGATCATACGATCTATCCGCTGTACACAACCGCGCATCACACGCACGCGGTGCTGCTCGAGCCGGGAGAGCTGGTCGAGGAGCTGCGCCTGAACCAGGAGGCCCTCCACGATCTCGTCGGCGCGCCCAAGCCGCGGCACCGCGTGTTCTTCTTCACCGAATGCTCGGTGCACCCGCGGTTTGCGCCGGCCCTCGAGGACGCCGGCATCGACGCGATCGTCCACCCGCACCTGAGCAACCGCAAGGGCGTCTACACGACCTCCGATCCGTCGCACGACTACGTGCACCGCCCGTTTCTCATCGGGCGGCGGATCATCGCGCTGCCGCGGCACTTCCGCGTCTCGCAGGAGATCTGGCGCCCGGTCACCCGCATGTACCCGCAGGAGGTGCGCTCGCAGGGCTACATGATGGGCTCCTATTACGTGTTCGACACGGAGTACCGCGAGCACCGCTACCTCGATTTTCCGATCGATCGCGCCCGCGGCGTCGAGGAGTACGCGACCACCCTCCGCGAGGCGCTGGCGGCCGCGCCGGACGGAGGCTTGATCCTGTACATTCAGGATCTCGAATTGATGGACTTCGGCGATGTCGCGCTCGACGTGCTGCAGGCGGCGTGGAAGCAGGTGCTCGGGTCGTCCGACGCGACCGTCAATTTCTCCACGCCCGACGAGTATCTCGAGACGCTGCCCGGCCCCCCCGAAGCGCGCGTCGAGCACCAGGGCATGGGGTGGGCGCCGGAGACCCGCGTGCTGCTCCGCTCGGACGGCCAGTACCCGCCGCTGTACGCGGGCGAGGCCGGGGGGGTCGACGTGGTGCCGGCGATCTTCCGGCCGCATCCGTTCATCTACTGGGAGCCCGGCAAGTACGTCGTGGGGCTGTTTGGATGGCTGCTGCGCGCGTTCGGGCTGCTGTCGCCCGTGGGCATCCACGCGTCGGTGCTCTGTGACGAGGGCTATCTGCTCTACCGCTTCCCGATCGAGAAGCGGATCGCGGTCGGCTTCCGCCTGCTCAAGCAGGCCGACAACTGGGGCTGGCAGCCGAGCGAGGCGCTCAACAAGCGGCCCTACCTGTACGGGCTCATGCTGGCCGACGCGCTCATGGTCATGCTGCAGTTCTATCCGGAGCGCTATCCGGCGACCGAAGACCGGGTCGACCCGCGGATTCTCGTCGGGCTCGGCCGGTTGCCGGAAGGCCTGCTCGACACGCGGATCGCGTATCTCCGCTTCGCGCTCGAACGGCTCCGTGAGGAGCGCCACGACTACGATCCGAGCGAGGCGTTCCGGCAGCTCGACTACGCGACGGACTTCCGCGACAAGGCGGGGCGCGGCGCGGAGCAGCTGCTCGACGCGTACCGCGCGCTCGACGAGGATTTCCGCAACGCGGCCCGCTGGCGGCGCGTGCTGCTCGAGGCGCGCGAGCACTGCCGCAACGTCTTTCTCTGTCTCGACCACGTCCAGCGGACGTGGATGGCGGCCGGCGACGTCGACTTCCTCATCGACGCGATGTACCGGTACCTGTACGACCTGTACCCGCCGCGTTTTCCGGAAATCCTGGACCAGGTGGACCGCGGGACCGCGGCCGAACGCGTCTATCTCGGCACCCGGCTGGTGCACTTCGCGATCCCCTCCGAGTCGCCCGTGGCCGGCCGTCCGCTGAGCGCGCTAACGGTCTCGCCCGACAGTCTCGTCATCGCGCTGCGCCGGGGCACGCGGATGCTGGTCCCCCGGGGCGACACCGTGCTGCACGGCGGCGACCACATCACCGTCGCCACGACCCGGGGAGACAGCGTGCGGCTGGACGACATCATCGCGCTCCGGTGAGACGGTTGCCGGTATGAGCCCGCGGACGCCTCGGCACGAGTCCGCCATGAAGGACCGACCCGGACGGGTCGCGATTGAGGGCGTGACGCCTGAGATCGACGGCGGGCGGTTCCCCGCGAAGCGGACCGCCGGGGACACCGTTGTCGTCGAGTGCGACGCGTTCGCCGACGGCCACGAGCTGCTGGCCGGTGTGCTGCGGTACCGGTGGGAGGGCGATGCCGTCTCGCGCGGGGGCTGGAGCGAGACGCCGCTCCTCCCGTTGGACAACGACCGCTGGCGGGGCATCTTTGTCGCGGCACGGGCCGGCCGGTACCGCTTCACGGTGGAGGCGTGGGTCGATCCGTTTTCGACGTGGGCGCACGATCTCACCAGACGGGTCGAGGCGGGGCAGGACGTGCGGGTGGATCTGCGGATCGGCGCCGAGATGGTCCGGGCCGCGGCCGGGCGCGCGCCGAGCCGGCGGCGCGGGCCACAGACGCCCTCGGACCGTGCGCGGCTGACCGGGTGGGCCGGGCGTCTCGAGACGGGTGATGAGGAGGCGGTCCGGATGGCGCTCTCGGCGGAGCTGGCCGACACGATGCGCCGGCACCCCGCGCGGGACGGCGCGTCGCGCTACGCCCCCGAGCTCACCCTCGTCGTGGACCGTGAGCGCGCGCGCTTCGGCGCGTGGTACGAGATGTTTCCGCGGTCGACCTCGCCGGAGCCGGGCCGCCACGGCACCTTTGCCGACTGCGAACGGCGCCTGCCGTACGTCGCCGGCATGGGGTTCGACGTGCTGTACCTGCCGCCGATCCATCCGATCGGCCGCGCGCACCGCAAGGGCCGCAACAACTCCGAGACGGCCGGTCCGGAGGACCCGGGGAGCCCCTGGGCGATCGGCGCCGCCGAAGGCGGCCACACCGCGATCCATTCCGACCTCGGGACGATCGACGATTTTCGCCGCCTCCTCGCGCGCGCCCGCGAGCACGGACTGGAGATCGCCCTCGATCTCGCGTACCAGTGCGCGCCGGACCATCCGTACGTCCGCGAGCACCCGGAGTGGTTTCGCCGGCGGCCCGACGGCACCGTCCAGTACGCCGAAAACCCGCCGAAGAAGTATCAGGACATCTACCCGTTCGACTTCGACTCGGACGACTGGCGGGGGTTGTGGAAAGAGCTCCTCGGCGTCGTGCGGTTCTGGATGCGCGAGGGCGTGCGCATTTTCCGCGTGGACAATCCCCACACGAAGCCGTTCGCGTTCTGGCAGTGGTTGATCGCGGAGATCCACCGCACCGACCCCGACGTCATCTTCCTCGCGGAGGCGTTCACGCGCCCGAAGGTGATGTACCGGCTTGCGAAGGTGGGCTTCACGCAGTCGTACACCTACTTCACCTGGCGCACCACCAAGGCCGATCTGACGGCATACTTCACGGAATTGACCCGCCCCCCCGTGCGCGACTTCTTCCGGCCCAACCTCTGGCCCAACACGCCGGACATCCTCCACAAGTACCTCCAGGACGGGGGCCGGCCCGCGTTCGCGGTGCGCCTCGTGCTCGCGGCCACGCTCGGGGCGAACTTCGGCATCTACGGGCCGGCCTTCGAGCTCTTTGAGCACCGGTCGGCCGCCCCGGGAAACCCGCCCCCGGCCAGCGAGGAGTACCTCAACGCCGAGAAATACGAGATCAAGCGCTGGGACCTCGACCGGCCGGACAGCCTGCGCGGCCTGATCGCCCGCGTCAACGCGATCCGGCGGGCCCACCCGGCGCTGCAGCGCGACGACACGCTCGTGTTTCATTCGGTGGACAACGACCAATTGCTCTGCTACAGCAAGACGGCGCCGGCTGGCGGCGCGGGGCAGGCAGGCGGCGCGGCGGTGCTCGTCGTCGTGAACCTCGATCCGGCGTTCGCACAGTCGGGTTGGACCACGCTGTCGCTGCCCGCCCTCGGCCTGGGTCCGGACGACCCGTATGCCGTGACGGACCTGCTGACGGACGCGCGCTACACCTGGCGCGGCCGGCGGAACTACGTCGTGCTGCGTCCGGCCGAGCAGCCGGCGCACATCTTTCGCCTGGACCGGGCGCCGTGACCCCGTCTTCGCGGGGCGGTTCGGCCCCGTCTTCGCGGCGTGAGTCCCACGAAGGGGGAGGCGCTGTCGCCGCCCGCCGCCGCCCGGAGCCCGGCGCGCGGCGGCGTCCGCACGCCGTCCCGTTCCCCGCCGGGAGCGATCCGCTCTGGTACAAGAACGCCGTCGTCTATGAGGTGCACGTCCGGGCGTTCGCCGACAGCAACGGCGACGGCGTCGGCGACTTCGCCGGGCTGACCTCCAAACTCGACTACATCCAGAGTCTCGGCGTGACCGCGCTGTGGATCCTCCCGTTCTACCCCTCGCCGCTCAAGGACGACGGTTACGACATCGCCGACTACACCGGCATCCATCCGGCGTACGGGACGATGCGCGACTTCCGCGCGTTTCTCGCGGGGGCCCACGCCCGCGGGCTCCGCGTCATCACCGAACTGGTCCTGAACCACACCTCGGACCGCCACCCGTGGTTTCAGCGGGCACGCCGGGCGGCGCCGGGGAGCGTGGCGCGCGATTTCTACGTCTGGAGCGACACCGCGGACCGGTATCGCGACGCGCGCATCATTTTCCGCGATTTCGAGCCTTCCAACTGGACGCTCGACCCCGTGGCCCACGCGTACTACTGGCACCGGTTCTACTCGCACCAGCCCGACCTCAACTTTGATTCGCCGGCGGTCCGCGCGGCGATGCTCGACGTGGTGGACTTCTGGTTGGGGGAGGGCGTCGACGGCATGCGGCTCGACGCGGTGCCCTACCTGTACGAGCGCGAGGGCACCATCTGCGAGAACCTGCCCGAGACGCACGCGTTTCTCAGGGCGCTGCGCCGGCACATCGACGAGCGGTTCCCGGCCCGGGTCCTCCTCGCCGAGGCCAACCAATGGCCGGAGGACGCGATCGCCTACTTCGGTGACGGCGACGAGTGCCAGATGGCGTTCCACTTCCCGCTCATGCCGCGCCTCTTCATGGCGATCCGCATGGAGGACCGGTTCCCGATCATCGAGATCCTCTCCCAGACGCCGCCGATTCCCCCGACCTGCCAGTGGGCCATGTTTCTCCGCAACCACGACGAACTCACGCTCGAGATGGTGACGGACGAGGACCGCGATTACATGTACCGGGTCTACGCGCACGACCCGGCGGCGCGGATCAACCTCGGCATCCGCCGCCGCCTCGCGCCCCTGCTCGGCAACCACCGCCGGCGGATCGAATTGATGAACGGGCTCTTGTTGTCGATCCCCGGCACGCCGGTGATCTACTACGGCGACGAGATCGGCATGGGCGACAACATCTATCTCGGCGACCGGAACAGCGTCCGGACCCCGATGCAGTGGAGCCCGGACCGCAACGCCGGTTTCTCGCGGGCCAACCCCCAGCGGCTCTTCCTGCCGGCGATCATCGACCCCGAATACCACTACGAGACCGTCAACGTCGAGGGGCAGCACGACAATCCGCACTCGCTGCTCTGGTGGATGCGCCGGGTGATCGCGATGCGGCAGCGCTACCGCGCGTTCGGCCGCGGCATGCTCGAGTTTCTCCAGCCGGACAACCGGAAGGTGCTGGCGTTCCTGCGCCGCTACGAGGACGAGCAACTGCTCGTGGTCGCGAACCTGTCGCGGTTCGTGCAGTACGTCGAACTGCCGCTTCAGGCGTGGCACGGCATGGTGCCGGTGGAGGTGTTCGGGCGCACGCCGTTCCCGCCGATCGGCGACCTGCCGTACCTCCTGACCCTCGGGCCGCACACCTTCTACTGGTTCGCGCTGGAGCGCCCGGCGGCGCGGGGCGCGCCTCAGCCCGAGCCGGAGGCGCGGGCGCTCGTGGCCGCGCCGGAGGGATGGGATGCGCTCGTGGCCGGCCGGGACCACGCGCTGACCGACGTGTTGTCGACGTATGTCCGCGGCCGCCGGTGGTTCGGCGGCAAGGGACGGGTGG is a window of bacterium DNA encoding:
- a CDS encoding TrkA C-terminal domain-containing protein, with the translated sequence MPKTVHVILAFHAHEPLWDLPAHLQSAVPDMRIAQAVPPENYLRRRAKEGRNIYRDLIAFASGMGVRVTVDISNDLFFQIRTILPRTFEELRRAYRDHTIYPLYTTAHHTHAVLLEPGELVEELRLNQEALHDLVGAPKPRHRVFFFTECSVHPRFAPALEDAGIDAIVHPHLSNRKGVYTTSDPSHDYVHRPFLIGRRIIALPRHFRVSQEIWRPVTRMYPQEVRSQGYMMGSYYVFDTEYREHRYLDFPIDRARGVEEYATTLREALAAAPDGGLILYIQDLELMDFGDVALDVLQAAWKQVLGSSDATVNFSTPDEYLETLPGPPEARVEHQGMGWAPETRVLLRSDGQYPPLYAGEAGGVDVVPAIFRPHPFIYWEPGKYVVGLFGWLLRAFGLLSPVGIHASVLCDEGYLLYRFPIEKRIAVGFRLLKQADNWGWQPSEALNKRPYLYGLMLADALMVMLQFYPERYPATEDRVDPRILVGLGRLPEGLLDTRIAYLRFALERLREERHDYDPSEAFRQLDYATDFRDKAGRGAEQLLDAYRALDEDFRNAARWRRVLLEAREHCRNVFLCLDHVQRTWMAAGDVDFLIDAMYRYLYDLYPPRFPEILDQVDRGTAAERVYLGTRLVHFAIPSESPVAGRPLSALTVSPDSLVIALRRGTRMLVPRGDTVLHGGDHITVATTRGDSVRLDDIIALR
- a CDS encoding alpha-1,4-glucan--maltose-1-phosphate maltosyltransferase, translating into MKDRPGRVAIEGVTPEIDGGRFPAKRTAGDTVVVECDAFADGHELLAGVLRYRWEGDAVSRGGWSETPLLPLDNDRWRGIFVAARAGRYRFTVEAWVDPFSTWAHDLTRRVEAGQDVRVDLRIGAEMVRAAAGRAPSRRRGPQTPSDRARLTGWAGRLETGDEEAVRMALSAELADTMRRHPARDGASRYAPELTLVVDRERARFGAWYEMFPRSTSPEPGRHGTFADCERRLPYVAGMGFDVLYLPPIHPIGRAHRKGRNNSETAGPEDPGSPWAIGAAEGGHTAIHSDLGTIDDFRRLLARAREHGLEIALDLAYQCAPDHPYVREHPEWFRRRPDGTVQYAENPPKKYQDIYPFDFDSDDWRGLWKELLGVVRFWMREGVRIFRVDNPHTKPFAFWQWLIAEIHRTDPDVIFLAEAFTRPKVMYRLAKVGFTQSYTYFTWRTTKADLTAYFTELTRPPVRDFFRPNLWPNTPDILHKYLQDGGRPAFAVRLVLAATLGANFGIYGPAFELFEHRSAAPGNPPPASEEYLNAEKYEIKRWDLDRPDSLRGLIARVNAIRRAHPALQRDDTLVFHSVDNDQLLCYSKTAPAGGAGQAGGAAVLVVVNLDPAFAQSGWTTLSLPALGLGPDDPYAVTDLLTDARYTWRGRRNYVVLRPAEQPAHIFRLDRAP
- the treS gene encoding maltose alpha-D-glucosyltransferase produces the protein MTPSSRGGSAPSSRRESHEGGGAVAARRRPEPGARRRPHAVPFPAGSDPLWYKNAVVYEVHVRAFADSNGDGVGDFAGLTSKLDYIQSLGVTALWILPFYPSPLKDDGYDIADYTGIHPAYGTMRDFRAFLAGAHARGLRVITELVLNHTSDRHPWFQRARRAAPGSVARDFYVWSDTADRYRDARIIFRDFEPSNWTLDPVAHAYYWHRFYSHQPDLNFDSPAVRAAMLDVVDFWLGEGVDGMRLDAVPYLYEREGTICENLPETHAFLRALRRHIDERFPARVLLAEANQWPEDAIAYFGDGDECQMAFHFPLMPRLFMAIRMEDRFPIIEILSQTPPIPPTCQWAMFLRNHDELTLEMVTDEDRDYMYRVYAHDPAARINLGIRRRLAPLLGNHRRRIELMNGLLLSIPGTPVIYYGDEIGMGDNIYLGDRNSVRTPMQWSPDRNAGFSRANPQRLFLPAIIDPEYHYETVNVEGQHDNPHSLLWWMRRVIAMRQRYRAFGRGMLEFLQPDNRKVLAFLRRYEDEQLLVVANLSRFVQYVELPLQAWHGMVPVEVFGRTPFPPIGDLPYLLTLGPHTFYWFALERPAARGAPQPEPEARALVAAPEGWDALVAGRDHALTDVLSTYVRGRRWFGGKGRVVRGVEIQNAVRLPLGADASAYLALLRVDYVEGDPDVYALPLAFVPAGAGADAVRRDLPHAVIADLREAAGDGVLYDGVYDRWTASALLDVIARRRRARGGHADLAGVQTQAFRRVLSPPPRTDGEGSPVEASPSGDEVAVNEARVLRGEQSNTSLVYGGRCILKLFRRPEAGIHPDFEVGRFLTERAAFPHTPQVAGAIEYRAGGETRTVAILSQFVPNEGDAWTYTLDELGHYYERVAAGGPVPAPPSEALLTLARAEIPVEIVSWIGPYLGDARLLGRRTGELHVALASDARDPDFAPEPFTAMYQRSIYQSVRTTVRRSLQTLRRNLGALDEVARPMAEEVAAAEDELLGRLRPLLDARINAVRSRGHGDYHLGQVLWTGKDFVIIDFEGEPARPLSERRHKRPALRDVAGMLRSFHYAALVAFADQAAPPRVGAPGAAADRRAPVDVLGVDGVPRRIFRRGRGHADRAVRSGRAAAAGHVPPR